One region of Termitidicoccus mucosus genomic DNA includes:
- a CDS encoding LacI family DNA-binding transcriptional regulator, giving the protein MKLFLSSLVCHGDTYFAFHSTTMNKQSTISDVAKKAGVALGTVSRVLNDIPGVNDGIREKVLDAARALNYTRLRRRKVARTGGGGREDEPKNVGVVCFGMEDSLVQLPVVSAALQSIESTVAGLGGSLLLSISPKGDRVPAFLSGGRVAGLILKGPNQGELPSLSDNRFLQQLYRLPYVWLMGRLPGAPGDHCNFDTEDAGRIAAAHLYEKGHRHVAFLNPKPGQSQFERVKHSFIEHARWLGCEVDLFESPPPGWRVWPLPAITSPENVGELVARWLSRPVKKRATSFFVPADRTSIQLYAALEARGVRPGRDVGIISCNNEQSIIAGLSPALTTIDVRAAAIGERAVHQLFWRIAHPEDRSSSQVMIQPGLVERDSVPERKDLG; this is encoded by the coding sequence GTGAAACTGTTTTTGTCTTCCCTTGTCTGTCATGGGGACACTTATTTCGCTTTCCATTCCACCACAATGAACAAACAATCAACAATTTCCGACGTGGCCAAAAAGGCAGGCGTGGCGCTCGGCACGGTCTCTCGGGTGCTCAACGACATCCCCGGAGTGAATGACGGCATCCGTGAAAAGGTGCTCGATGCCGCAAGGGCGTTGAACTACACCCGACTGCGTCGTCGCAAGGTCGCGCGCACGGGAGGTGGCGGGCGCGAGGACGAGCCGAAAAACGTGGGGGTGGTCTGCTTCGGCATGGAGGATTCGCTGGTGCAGCTTCCGGTGGTGAGCGCGGCGCTGCAAAGCATCGAGAGCACCGTCGCGGGGCTGGGAGGCTCGCTGCTGCTCTCCATCAGCCCGAAGGGGGACCGCGTGCCGGCGTTTCTCTCGGGCGGCCGCGTGGCTGGTTTGATTTTGAAGGGACCGAACCAGGGCGAGTTGCCGTCGCTGTCGGACAACCGGTTTTTGCAGCAACTTTATCGGTTGCCCTACGTGTGGCTGATGGGGCGATTGCCCGGTGCGCCGGGCGATCACTGCAACTTCGACACCGAGGATGCAGGACGCATCGCGGCGGCGCATCTTTATGAAAAAGGCCATCGGCACGTAGCGTTTCTCAATCCGAAGCCCGGCCAGTCGCAGTTCGAGCGTGTGAAACATTCGTTTATCGAACACGCGCGCTGGCTCGGTTGCGAGGTGGACCTTTTCGAGTCGCCGCCGCCTGGCTGGCGTGTGTGGCCGCTGCCAGCCATCACCTCGCCGGAAAACGTGGGCGAACTCGTGGCGCGCTGGCTGTCGCGTCCGGTGAAAAAACGCGCGACGTCGTTTTTCGTTCCGGCGGACCGCACATCAATCCAGCTTTATGCCGCGTTGGAAGCGAGGGGCGTTCGTCCCGGTCGCGACGTGGGCATCATCTCGTGCAACAACGAGCAGTCCATCATCGCCGGCTTGAGCCCGGCGCTCACGACCATCGACGTGCGTGCGGCTGCGATTGGCGAGCGCGCCGTGCATCAGTTATTCTGGCGCATCGCGCATCCTGAAGATCGGTCGTCGTCGCAGGTCATGATACAGCCCGGGCTGGTCGAGCGTGATTCGGTGCCGGAGCGAAAGGACTTAGGGTAG
- a CDS encoding right-handed parallel beta-helix repeat-containing protein: MRVSHHIASLLFSAIISFAALAPSHIRAAAVTAGPPAQAKAAKPSAPGKYYFVDRVRGDDANGNGSRTRPWASITHALASVESPPIGAKPVVILISQGRYAEPTLVLKPRVNLSGGYTAFGREDTGELTRDCWNTPTILDGGGDRRIAMGADETKLDGLRFENGFAHDAGAAILCDGTSPSISGCVFVGNRVAGSPRPTETHGGAIACINGAAPYIVHNIIFDNSTGAGAASAFLACGGAAPRLKSNVFFNNQSAPAAKGLSSAGAVISYSKGCRGEITGNIVIANFADTSSPVDGGIRVTASTPTITGNIVVACESITGAMLIYGRSAIKGDATKPEIVRIDRNIIAGNSLLALVIHTVSAHLAHNVVAENTGGIILFDRALVTAERNTLWQENWSVTGIQHNKSPSHFTGSIFKNIPEESNGSPALFSRNLIADASAPVFHDAIPMPEGGENALFRDDSATNEIIAARYDAARFVTVFTLAKPVRAATRDYEYCARPVRIMFGAEDDMPDQWRVVKSAVENEVLVWGRLDEPPGRSGHTPKALAIMRSYLTGPAAPKDVGADYIILPNN, from the coding sequence ATGAGAGTCTCACATCACATTGCTTCGCTTCTGTTTTCCGCCATCATCTCATTCGCCGCTCTCGCGCCATCTCACATCCGCGCGGCGGCCGTCACTGCCGGGCCGCCCGCACAGGCGAAAGCCGCCAAACCTTCCGCCCCGGGCAAATATTATTTCGTGGATCGGGTCCGTGGCGACGATGCGAACGGCAATGGCAGCCGGACGCGTCCCTGGGCGTCCATCACGCATGCGCTTGCATCGGTCGAATCTCCGCCCATCGGAGCCAAGCCGGTGGTCATCCTCATTTCGCAGGGACGCTATGCCGAGCCGACGCTCGTGCTGAAACCTCGCGTGAACCTCTCCGGTGGCTACACCGCCTTCGGTCGCGAGGACACCGGCGAACTCACACGTGATTGCTGGAACACGCCCACAATCCTTGACGGTGGCGGCGACCGCCGCATCGCGATGGGAGCCGATGAGACCAAACTCGATGGGCTGCGTTTCGAGAACGGCTTCGCGCACGATGCGGGCGCGGCAATCTTGTGCGACGGCACCTCGCCGTCCATCAGCGGCTGCGTGTTCGTTGGCAACCGCGTGGCAGGAAGTCCACGTCCGACCGAAACTCATGGCGGCGCCATCGCGTGCATCAATGGCGCGGCTCCCTACATCGTGCATAATATCATCTTCGACAACAGCACCGGGGCCGGCGCCGCGAGCGCGTTTCTCGCATGCGGCGGCGCCGCTCCCCGATTGAAAAGCAATGTCTTTTTCAACAACCAGTCGGCCCCCGCCGCCAAAGGACTCTCTTCGGCGGGCGCAGTGATATCGTATTCCAAGGGCTGCCGCGGAGAAATCACTGGCAACATCGTTATCGCAAATTTCGCGGATACGAGCTCCCCTGTTGACGGCGGCATCCGCGTCACCGCCTCCACCCCGACTATCACGGGCAACATCGTCGTCGCCTGCGAATCCATAACGGGCGCGATGCTGATTTATGGCCGCTCCGCCATCAAAGGCGATGCCACGAAACCCGAAATCGTGAGGATAGATCGCAATATCATTGCCGGCAATTCGCTCCTCGCTCTCGTAATTCACACGGTATCCGCGCACCTCGCCCACAATGTCGTCGCGGAAAATACTGGCGGCATCATCTTGTTTGACCGCGCTCTCGTCACCGCCGAGCGCAACACACTCTGGCAGGAAAACTGGAGCGTCACCGGAATCCAGCACAACAAATCGCCATCGCATTTCACCGGCAGCATCTTCAAAAACATCCCGGAGGAAAGCAACGGTTCCCCGGCCCTCTTTTCGCGCAATCTCATCGCCGATGCTTCCGCGCCCGTTTTCCACGACGCGATCCCGATGCCGGAAGGTGGCGAAAACGCGCTTTTCCGCGACGACAGCGCGACCAATGAAATCATCGCCGCACGTTATGACGCCGCGCGTTTTGTGACGGTTTTCACCCTGGCGAAACCGGTGCGCGCGGCCACGCGCGACTATGAGTATTGCGCACGCCCGGTGCGCATCATGTTCGGCGCGGAGGATGACATGCCCGACCAGTGGCGCGTCGTGAAATCCGCCGTTGAAAACGAGGTGCTTGTATGGGGCCGGCTCGATGAGCCGCCCGGACGGAGCGGTCACACGCCCAAGGCTCTCGCCATCATGCGCAGTTATCTGACTGGTCCCGCCGCGCCGAAGGACGTCGGTGCCGATTATATCATTCTGCCAAATAACTGA
- a CDS encoding dihydrodipicolinate synthase family protein produces the protein MAILEKGRIRAALRGHVIVPMISPLTPSGKPDLTATFRVADHIIGGGCQGLLVGGTNSEGPLLALAHRIAQIEAVVEHIAGHGMVYAGIGATAFDDAVELGRASLRSGAVAVVAHPPPCFIINTAEIEAYYLKLIDAVDGPFFIYNMPLTTGISIPLDVIGRLSTHPLVMGIKDSEGDAERQALLAAMHKDRADFTVFCGAMAHSARSLAAGADGNVPSAGNLDPAACRQLVDLSLSSAVVPSALAVAQDRVAAVSKVYQEGRKLPAQISALKGCASLLGLCSPDMLPPLLTTTDTERFELRQRLVRLHLPVS, from the coding sequence ATGGCCATTCTTGAAAAAGGCCGCATCCGCGCCGCTCTGCGCGGCCATGTCATCGTGCCGATGATAAGCCCGCTTACGCCTTCCGGCAAACCCGACCTGACGGCGACATTTCGCGTCGCGGATCACATCATCGGCGGTGGCTGCCAGGGACTCCTGGTCGGAGGCACCAACAGTGAAGGCCCCTTGCTCGCACTCGCGCACCGCATTGCCCAGATTGAGGCCGTCGTGGAACACATCGCAGGACATGGCATGGTTTACGCTGGCATCGGAGCTACGGCATTTGACGACGCGGTGGAGCTAGGCCGCGCAAGCCTGCGCTCCGGTGCGGTCGCGGTGGTCGCACACCCGCCGCCGTGCTTCATCATCAACACGGCCGAAATCGAGGCGTATTATCTAAAACTCATCGATGCGGTCGATGGCCCGTTTTTTATTTACAACATGCCGCTGACCACAGGCATCTCGATTCCGCTCGATGTGATCGGGCGGCTCAGCACGCATCCGCTTGTGATGGGAATCAAGGATTCCGAAGGTGACGCGGAGCGACAGGCTCTACTTGCTGCCATGCATAAGGATCGTGCGGATTTCACCGTTTTCTGCGGTGCGATGGCTCACTCCGCGCGCTCGCTTGCAGCCGGGGCCGATGGCAACGTGCCCAGCGCCGGCAACCTTGATCCTGCCGCGTGCCGCCAGCTCGTGGACCTTTCTCTCTCGTCCGCTGTCGTGCCATCCGCGCTTGCCGTTGCGCAGGATCGTGTGGCAGCCGTCAGCAAGGTCTATCAGGAAGGACGCAAGCTTCCCGCACAAATTTCCGCGCTCAAAGGCTGCGCCAGTCTGCTCGGGCTCTGCTCGCCAGACATGCTTCCGCCGCTCCTCACCACGACCGACACGGAACGCTTCGAGCTTCGCCAGCGCCTTGTCAGGCTCCATCTTCCGGTCTCATGA
- the pdxA gene encoding 4-hydroxythreonine-4-phosphate dehydrogenase PdxA, with protein MKRSAKPILAVTMGDPAGTGPELIIKALTHPELRAVCRPVVVGDARMLVEAAAIVCLHPEIRKISSPSAVLDDPEVIPVIDLNNVPRHGFERRKASPTGGHAAYEYICRAVELAKSGDMQAIVTSAINKAALHAAGHHYDGHTELLAALCGNPKVTMMLATGKLRVCHVSTHVSLTEAIKRVRADRIVSVIQLARDGMRELGVEDPHIAVAGLNPHAGEGGLFGDEEIRHITPAIEQARALGIRVSGPYAGDTVFFRTLQGQFDCAIAMYHDQGHVAAKMLGIWQGVNITLGLPIIRTSVEHGTDFENAGKGIGDPRSLLCALNLAATMVANRLAVTGSAIKTV; from the coding sequence ATGAAACGCTCCGCCAAACCCATTCTCGCCGTCACTATGGGCGACCCGGCCGGTACCGGTCCGGAACTTATCATCAAGGCGCTAACCCACCCCGAATTGCGCGCTGTCTGCCGTCCCGTTGTGGTGGGTGATGCTCGCATGCTTGTTGAGGCCGCCGCCATTGTCTGCCTTCATCCCGAGATCAGGAAAATATCCTCTCCGTCCGCCGTGCTCGACGATCCCGAAGTGATACCGGTCATCGATCTCAACAATGTCCCGCGTCACGGGTTTGAACGTCGCAAAGCCAGTCCCACCGGCGGGCATGCGGCGTATGAATACATCTGTCGCGCTGTCGAACTTGCCAAGTCCGGCGACATGCAGGCCATCGTGACCTCGGCCATCAATAAAGCTGCGCTCCATGCCGCCGGGCACCACTACGATGGGCACACTGAGCTGCTTGCCGCGCTTTGCGGAAACCCGAAAGTCACCATGATGCTTGCCACCGGAAAGCTCCGGGTGTGCCACGTGAGCACGCATGTCTCGCTCACAGAGGCCATCAAGCGTGTCCGGGCGGATCGCATTGTCTCCGTGATACAACTCGCACGTGACGGCATGCGCGAGCTGGGCGTCGAGGACCCGCACATCGCCGTCGCCGGCCTTAACCCGCACGCGGGCGAGGGAGGGCTGTTCGGAGATGAGGAAATCAGGCACATCACCCCCGCCATCGAGCAGGCGCGCGCGCTCGGCATCCGTGTGAGCGGGCCGTATGCCGGCGACACGGTGTTTTTTCGCACATTGCAAGGCCAGTTCGATTGCGCCATCGCGATGTATCACGATCAAGGCCACGTTGCCGCGAAGATGCTCGGCATCTGGCAGGGCGTGAATATCACGCTCGGTCTGCCTATCATCCGCACATCGGTCGAGCACGGCACCGACTTTGAAAACGCGGGCAAGGGCATCGGCGATCCACGCAGCCTGCTTTGTGCGCTCAACCTCGCGGCGACGATGGTCGCCAATCGCCTTGCTGTCACCGGCTCCGCCATTAAGACCGTGTGA
- a CDS encoding iron-containing alcohol dehydrogenase gives MDTVILQQPHRLLFGCGSAQSIPGELAAAGLRRAFVVTSTPVVASSAVASLCDAWRASGLALEIAPLVDREPEIALFETVLAVARVFRPDVVIGLGGGSPLDVAKLTAALLDGVQDVREVFGIGFLKKRATHLICIPTTAGTGAEVSPNAILLDEAERLKKGAVSPHLVPDLAVCDPDLTLTVPPAVTAATGIDALVHCMEAYANKHAHPAVDVYALEGIRRIGRSIERAVRDGADRDARADVMLGALYGGLCLGPVNTAAVHALSYPLGGEYRIAHGMANSLLMPHVFRFNLTAMPARYADIALALGCAPTATVSATAAAGLAWLVALSRACGIPQRLRDVGVPESDLPRLAQEAMKVTRLLKNNPRELTATDALGIYRDAY, from the coding sequence ATGGACACCGTTATTCTCCAACAACCCCATCGCCTCCTCTTCGGCTGCGGTAGCGCGCAATCCATCCCCGGCGAACTTGCTGCCGCCGGCCTCCGTCGCGCGTTTGTCGTCACCAGTACTCCCGTGGTTGCATCGTCCGCTGTGGCCTCGTTGTGCGACGCGTGGCGTGCCTCCGGCCTCGCGCTCGAAATTGCGCCGCTGGTGGATCGCGAGCCGGAGATCGCGTTGTTTGAGACTGTGCTCGCCGTCGCACGTGTGTTTCGCCCCGATGTGGTGATCGGCCTCGGCGGCGGCAGCCCGCTCGACGTGGCCAAGCTCACCGCCGCTCTGCTCGACGGCGTGCAGGACGTGCGCGAAGTGTTCGGCATCGGCTTCTTGAAAAAACGCGCCACGCATCTGATCTGCATTCCGACCACCGCGGGCACAGGAGCGGAGGTGTCGCCCAACGCCATTCTGCTCGACGAGGCCGAGCGTCTGAAAAAAGGCGCAGTGAGTCCGCATCTCGTTCCCGATCTCGCGGTCTGTGATCCCGACCTTACGCTCACCGTGCCGCCCGCCGTCACTGCCGCGACCGGCATCGACGCGCTGGTGCATTGCATGGAGGCCTACGCCAACAAGCACGCGCACCCCGCCGTGGATGTTTACGCGCTCGAGGGCATCCGGCGCATCGGCCGCTCCATTGAGCGCGCAGTGCGCGATGGCGCCGATCGCGACGCCCGTGCCGACGTGATGCTCGGCGCGCTTTACGGCGGGCTCTGCCTCGGCCCGGTCAACACTGCCGCCGTTCACGCGCTCTCCTATCCGCTCGGCGGAGAATACCGCATCGCGCACGGCATGGCCAACTCGTTGCTCATGCCGCACGTTTTTCGTTTCAACCTCACCGCGATGCCCGCGCGCTACGCCGACATCGCGCTTGCGCTCGGCTGCGCGCCAACCGCCACGGTGTCCGCCACCGCTGCCGCCGGCCTGGCGTGGCTCGTGGCTCTCTCTCGTGCCTGCGGCATTCCCCAGCGCCTTCGCGACGTCGGCGTTCCCGAGTCAGACCTGCCCCGCCTCGCGCAAGAGGCGATGAAGGTCACGCGCCTTTTGAAAAACAATCCCCGCGAGCTCACCGCCACTGACGCGCTCGGGATCTACCGCGACGCGTATTGA
- a CDS encoding SUMF1/EgtB/PvdO family nonheme iron enzyme: MMGETNETPRTAFIKQPVYLKWGDWDEHPVHEVTISQPFHMAEAEVKVGQFQQFRAAYRGDPATAPYAAGISWEDATAFCRWLSEKEGMTYRLPTEAEWEYACRAGTTTWFSSPGEAPPGIGVPNAWGFLNMHAGVREWCLDWHGEYPFESQTDPVGPSSGIARVIRGGGLENDLPYYSRSANRAGLPPNFPPVPLEELQAVSQKAKVSANAPSGAGQAQSGNYKSEMGYKNFIRDIPNNQGNSTIGFRVVAAPPPATKPGDPLLPFAVLGVLPTNVTTRELAKHGPPANKPHFRKRLLLPTPPENTAPSKLAALRALGFHRGMLRHNHCPGLVACDNGDLIVVMFTAVGETTPDVAMMSTRLRHGADQWDMPDLFLDMPDIDDHAPLLWNDHGRIWFVWGMNKFNAGYPFQYITSDDNGATWSPVNFPHFPEPVGGYSAQPITSAFRDRAGNILIASDAIGPESVLWKSTDNGATWFDTGGRTGGRHTVFVEMRDGRLLGFGGKSSDIEGHMPRSVSDDGGKTWKISQTPFCMLGGNQRPSLIRLASGRLFFAGDLQTDKGFTPPDIKDKGVWVALSDDDGETWKIRKLPSTQRHELPKRSADMGGDTIGYSVTRQTPNGMIHLIATMTEPCLHYEFNEEWILSGSDEVDNASDETLTRNKAARVAGIREYTEKVPGGTVLYSGGIADDGRFLFHGPVRWLGPDGEVLHDATYHLGQFQGTETHYRPSGTLSWKREYKTPALFEWTTYWPDGGTRTRSTWRDLHGEGKAVLFDRMTGMEVFSINMENGLVRSLKGDPEEN; the protein is encoded by the coding sequence ATGATGGGCGAGACCAACGAGACGCCACGCACTGCCTTCATCAAGCAGCCCGTTTACCTGAAATGGGGCGACTGGGACGAGCATCCCGTCCACGAAGTCACCATCAGCCAGCCGTTTCACATGGCCGAGGCCGAGGTGAAGGTCGGGCAATTCCAGCAATTCCGCGCCGCGTATCGCGGCGATCCGGCGACCGCTCCATATGCAGCCGGCATTAGTTGGGAAGACGCGACGGCGTTCTGCCGCTGGCTCAGCGAAAAGGAGGGCATGACCTACCGCCTGCCCACCGAGGCTGAATGGGAATACGCCTGCCGCGCCGGAACAACCACGTGGTTCTCCTCTCCGGGCGAGGCACCGCCCGGCATCGGTGTGCCGAATGCGTGGGGTTTTCTAAATATGCACGCCGGAGTTCGCGAATGGTGCCTCGACTGGCACGGCGAATACCCATTCGAGTCGCAGACCGATCCGGTCGGACCATCCTCCGGTATCGCGCGTGTAATCCGCGGCGGCGGGCTTGAAAACGATCTGCCTTATTACTCGCGCTCCGCCAACCGCGCCGGCTTGCCACCGAATTTTCCGCCGGTGCCGTTGGAGGAATTGCAGGCTGTCTCTCAAAAAGCCAAGGTCTCCGCAAATGCCCCGTCCGGCGCGGGGCAGGCCCAATCCGGCAATTACAAAAGCGAGATGGGCTATAAAAACTTCATCCGCGACATCCCGAACAACCAAGGCAACAGCACCATCGGATTCCGCGTCGTCGCGGCCCCGCCGCCTGCCACCAAACCCGGCGATCCCCTCCTTCCTTTTGCCGTGCTCGGCGTGCTACCGACAAACGTCACCACGCGCGAACTCGCGAAGCACGGTCCACCCGCCAACAAACCGCATTTCCGCAAACGCCTTCTTCTCCCCACCCCGCCGGAAAATACCGCGCCCAGCAAGCTCGCAGCCCTCCGCGCCCTGGGTTTCCACCGCGGCATGCTCCGGCACAATCACTGCCCCGGCCTCGTCGCCTGCGACAACGGAGACCTCATCGTCGTCATGTTCACCGCCGTCGGCGAGACCACGCCCGATGTCGCCATGATGAGCACCCGCTTGCGCCACGGCGCGGACCAATGGGACATGCCCGACCTTTTCCTTGATATGCCCGACATCGATGACCATGCCCCCCTCCTCTGGAACGACCACGGACGTATCTGGTTCGTCTGGGGCATGAACAAATTCAACGCCGGTTATCCTTTCCAATACATAACTTCCGACGACAACGGCGCCACCTGGAGCCCGGTCAATTTCCCGCATTTCCCCGAACCGGTCGGCGGCTACTCCGCGCAACCCATCACCAGCGCCTTCCGCGACCGCGCCGGCAATATTCTCATCGCCAGTGACGCCATCGGACCCGAATCCGTCCTATGGAAAAGCACCGACAATGGAGCCACTTGGTTCGACACCGGCGGACGCACCGGCGGACGCCACACCGTTTTTGTCGAGATGCGCGATGGACGCCTCCTCGGCTTTGGCGGGAAAAGCTCCGACATCGAAGGCCACATGCCCCGCTCCGTCTCCGACGACGGCGGCAAAACATGGAAAATCTCCCAAACCCCCTTCTGCATGCTCGGCGGCAACCAGCGCCCCTCGCTCATCCGCCTCGCCAGCGGACGCCTTTTCTTTGCCGGCGATCTCCAGACCGACAAGGGTTTCACGCCTCCCGACATCAAGGACAAGGGTGTTTGGGTGGCCCTTTCCGACGACGATGGCGAGACATGGAAAATCCGAAAACTCCCCAGCACGCAGCGTCACGAGCTCCCCAAACGCTCTGCCGACATGGGCGGCGACACCATCGGCTACTCCGTCACGCGCCAGACGCCCAACGGCATGATTCACCTCATCGCCACCATGACCGAGCCGTGTCTGCACTACGAATTCAACGAGGAATGGATTCTCAGCGGCTCCGATGAAGTCGACAACGCCTCCGATGAGACGCTCACGCGCAATAAAGCCGCGCGCGTGGCCGGCATCCGCGAATACACCGAAAAAGTCCCCGGCGGCACCGTCCTCTACTCCGGCGGAATCGCCGATGACGGGCGCTTCCTGTTCCACGGCCCCGTCCGCTGGCTCGGCCCCGACGGCGAGGTTCTGCACGACGCGACCTATCATCTCGGTCAATTTCAAGGCACCGAAACCCATTACAGACCATCCGGCACCCTGTCATGGAAGCGTGAATACAAAACACCGGCTCTCTTTGAATGGACGACCTACTGGCCTGATGGCGGCACCCGCACCCGCTCGACTTGGCGTGACCTCCACGGAGAAGGCAAGGCCGTGCTGTTTGACCGCATGACGGGAATGGAGGTGTTCAGCATCAACATGGAAAACGGCCTCGTCCGTTCGCTCAAAGGCGACCCGGAGGAAAACTGA
- a CDS encoding exo-alpha-sialidase, with the protein MKTRSLVLRHPNLLLAFFCAVALVPVPSLTASLESGESTAIIIKGLKEWPSPNPSDKLPSVSGVETSTVLRADKEHPELGDGRGWTFHHHPDMAVWRGRLYVAWSSCVKDEDTWPNRELYSTSADGRAWSKPLEMFPEGVSTPFRMYFYRTPDDVMLMFAGVRLNRDRLSEKKKDGMVVRRVMPDHTLGPVYMLRMPRAWGGDEKPDGLPGASLDIYSSSNDRDFITACEKLLADFVVLNQQDYGRMLDRKNRMPWANATEWATAAGYSESLASSFGKAMSFYHRKDGTIVGIGKSRWVTVSDNGGKTWSRPVRSTQLVTGTAKVWGQRTTDGRYALVYNPHAKNRFPLVVVSGEDGVTFRDMCMANSGDQSQRYEGKNKNTGAQYVRGIAEWATDGTFAGEKNNLWLVYSINKEDIVVSRIPLPVRPAK; encoded by the coding sequence ATGAAAACACGCTCACTCGTTTTGCGACACCCCAACCTTCTCCTTGCGTTTTTTTGCGCAGTCGCGCTCGTGCCTGTCCCATCCCTGACCGCCTCGCTGGAGTCGGGCGAGAGCACCGCGATTATCATCAAGGGATTGAAGGAATGGCCCTCGCCAAATCCGTCCGACAAACTGCCATCGGTCAGCGGTGTGGAGACATCCACGGTGCTGCGGGCGGACAAAGAGCATCCCGAACTTGGCGACGGACGCGGTTGGACGTTTCATCACCATCCCGACATGGCTGTGTGGCGCGGACGTCTTTATGTGGCATGGAGTTCATGCGTGAAGGATGAGGACACATGGCCCAACCGCGAGCTTTACAGCACGTCCGCCGATGGCCGCGCGTGGTCGAAGCCGCTGGAGATGTTTCCCGAGGGTGTGTCCACGCCATTCCGCATGTATTTTTATCGTACGCCCGACGACGTGATGCTCATGTTCGCCGGTGTGCGGCTGAATCGTGACAGGCTTTCGGAAAAGAAGAAAGACGGGATGGTGGTGCGCCGCGTCATGCCCGATCATACGCTCGGCCCGGTGTATATGTTGCGCATGCCGAGGGCATGGGGCGGAGACGAAAAACCAGATGGCCTTCCGGGTGCGTCCCTGGATATATATTCATCTTCCAATGACAGGGATTTTATCACGGCCTGTGAAAAACTCCTCGCTGATTTTGTTGTGCTCAACCAGCAGGACTACGGTCGCATGCTCGACAGGAAAAATCGGATGCCATGGGCAAATGCCACCGAATGGGCGACTGCCGCCGGTTATTCGGAATCCCTGGCATCCTCCTTTGGCAAAGCCATGTCGTTCTATCACCGCAAGGACGGCACAATTGTCGGCATCGGCAAGAGTCGCTGGGTGACTGTCTCGGACAATGGGGGCAAAACCTGGTCGCGGCCCGTCCGCTCGACTCAGCTTGTTACCGGCACAGCCAAAGTATGGGGGCAGCGCACTACCGATGGACGCTACGCGCTCGTATATAACCCGCACGCCAAAAACCGATTCCCTCTCGTCGTCGTGTCGGGCGAGGACGGTGTTACCTTCCGAGACATGTGCATGGCCAACTCCGGTGACCAATCGCAACGCTACGAGGGAAAGAATAAAAATACCGGTGCGCAATACGTTCGCGGCATTGCCGAATGGGCGACAGACGGCACCTTCGCGGGAGAGAAAAACAACCTCTGGCTCGTGTATAGTATCAATAAGGAGGACATTGTCGTAAGCCGCATCCCGCTCCCGGTGCGCCCCGCAAAATAA